From Anopheles darlingi chromosome 2, idAnoDarlMG_H_01, whole genome shotgun sequence, the proteins below share one genomic window:
- the LOC125947860 gene encoding T-complex protein 1 subunit zeta, protein MASISLLNPKAEFARAAQALAINITAAKGIQDVMKTNLGPKGTMKMLVSGAGDIKITKDGNVLLHEMQIKHPTASLIARASTAQDDVTGDGTTSIVLIIGELLKQADLYIADGLHPRIVADGFDQARLQALEILEQISHPIEVNRENLLNIARTSLRTKVHPVLADLLTDVCVDAVLAIRTEGKPVDLHMVELMEMQHKSASETQLVKGIVMDHGARHPDMPKRVENAYILTCNVSMEYEKTEVNSGFFYKTAEEREKFVLAEREFIEQRVKKVIELKKKVCDGTDKTIVVINQKGIDPMSLDMLAKEGIVALRRAKRRNMERLALACGGIAMNSFDNMDESCLGYAGLVYEHVLGENKYTFVENCKNPLSVTILMKAPNRHSLAQIKDAIRDGLRSINNAIEDKKLVPGAGAFEVRVHNKLREYAKTVKGKTRLAIQAYADAMLVIPKILAVNSGYDAQDTIVRLQEEGLLNEEPIGLDLSTGEPMKPVDMGIFDNYIVKKQILNSSTIIAVNILLVDEIMRAGMSSLKG, encoded by the exons ATGGCTTCAATTAGTTTGTTAAACCCGAAAGCCGAATTTGCCCGTGCTGCACAAGCGTTGGCAATCAACATCACGGCCGCCAAAGGTATCCAGGATGTGATGAAAACGAACCTCGGCCCGAAAGGAACGATGAAAAT GTTGGTGTCCGGTGCCGGAGACATCAAAATCACCAAGGATGgcaatgtgctgctgcacgagaTGCAGATCAAGCATCCGACGGCTTCTTTGATCGCCCGGGCGAGCACAGCACAAGACGACGTGACTGGTGATGGGACCACCTCGATTGTTCTGATCATTGGCGAGTTGCTGAAGCAGGCCGATCTGTACATTGCGGACGGACTGCATCCGCGTATCGTGGCCGACGGTTTCGATCAGGCTCGTCTGCAAGCTCTGGAAATTCTGGAGCAAATTTCCCATCCGATCGAAGTAAACCGCGAGAATCTGCTGAACATTGCCCGCACGTCGCTGCGCACGAAGGTGCATCCGGTGTTGGCCGATCTGCTGACGGACGTTTGTGTGGACGCAGTGTTGGCCATCCGTACGGAAGGCAAGCCGGTGGATTTGCATATGGTGGAGCTAATGGAGATGCAGCACAAGTCGGCCTCCGAAACGCAGCTGGTGAAGGGCATCGTCATGGATCACGGCGCACGCCATCCCGATATGCCGAAGCGAGTAGAAAATGCGTACATTCTCACGTGTAACGTGTCCATGGAGTACGAAAAGACCGAAGTAAATTCCGGATTTTTCTACAAAACGGCCGAAGAACGCGAAAAGTTTGTGTTGGCGGAACGTGAATTCATCGAACAGCGCgtgaagaaggtgatcgaactgaagaagaaggtttGCGATGGAACGGATAAGACGATTGTCGTGATCAACCAAAAGGGCATCGACCCCATGTCGCTCGATATGCTAGCCAAGGAGGGTATCGTTGCCCTTCGACGGGCCAAGCGTCGCAACATGGAACGTTTGGCACTTGCCTGCGGTGGAATTGCTATGAATTCTTTCGATAACATGGATGAATCCTGTCTCGGGTACGCTGGACTGGTTTACGAGCATGTGCTGGGCGAGAATAAGTACACTTTCGTGGAGAACTGCAAAAACCCACTCTCGGTCACCATTCTGATGAAAGCGCCCAACCGACACTCGCTCGCCCAGATTAAGGACGCCATCCGTGATGGGCTCCGGTCGATTAATAACGCGATTGAGGACAAGAAACTTGTACCGGGAGCTGGTGCCTTCGAGGTACGCGTGCACAACAAGCTGCGAGAGTATGCAAAGACCGTGAAGGGTAAGACTCGCCTTGCTATTCAAGCGTATGCTGACGCCATGCTGGTGATCCCGAAGATCCTGGCCGTCAACAGCGGCTACGATGCGCAGGATACGATCGTACGCTTGCAGGAGGAAGGTCTGTTAAACGAAGAGCCTATTGGACTGGATCTTTCAACCGGTGAGCCGATGAAACCGGTGGACATGGGCATCTTCGATAACTACATCGTGAAGAAGCAGATTCTCAATTCCTCTACCATTATCGCCGTGAATATCCTGCTTGTGGATGAGATCATGCGTGCTGGCATGAGCAGCCTTAAGGGTTAA